Genomic window (Capricornis sumatraensis isolate serow.1 chromosome 16, serow.2, whole genome shotgun sequence):
TAAATTAGTTGCCAACTAATTGTGCACAGTATGGGTCCATCTCAATGGTCCTTCCATTTCCCCATTGCCAACTCCCCCACCAAGGCTCCAGTCAGCCCCTGGCTCCTCCCCggtctccctgcctccactgTCGCCCCTGCAACTCCAcgctcccctggagcagggagaaCAATGAGTCTGGAGCAGAGCTGGTCATGTTCCTCCCCTGCTTCAGAACCCTCTGTGCCAAACCTGCTTTGAGAAATATCTCAAAATACAGACACGAAAACTATGAGGGAAGGGATGAGAAcactatgagaaagaaaaaaagaaggcaatGGAACAAAGCAAAACTTCCCTCCTACCCTCAGAACAGAGTCCAGCCTCCTTGTGCTGGCATCTGGAGCCCTCTGTGACCTGGCCCTCCCCATCTTCTTCAGCCTCGTGCCCCGCCACACCTGCTTCACATAGGTGGCACAGCACAAAGTCCCAGATGAGGCACTGCTGCTTCCCTCCACGTGCTGGGGCCGCCCTTCTCCTGCTACCCACTCTTCAAGGATTAGCTCAggggccacctcctccaggaagccctccgaCTCCTCTGGCCTCCTGAATCACCCTGCGCTTTCTTCTGTCACTGTGCTGATCATACTGTGCTCCCTTCCGAGTCTGCCTCCCCTCCTGGCCTGtgagttccttgagggcaggaccAGGTATGACCCACTCTGTGCCCCCAGGGCTCAGCCCAAGGCCAGGCTCACATGAGGCCTCCTGGCATGTTTGCTGAAAGTCTGAGAGGCTTTCTGGGTGTCACTAATAATGGAGACCCCTGCAGAGCAGGTGGATTGATGGCTTAGTGACCAGTTTGGGGGCAACGGTGTGGGGGCCAGAGTGGCAGGGAGGGCCTGGGAGGTCAGGAAGCGGAGGCACTGGCAACCCCTTTTCCTCTCCCAGATGCATCCCTTCTGTCCTTCCTTCATCCTGCTCAGGGCACCTTTCTTGTCGGTTTCCCCTCATCTAGGCCAGTGATGAACATTCCTTATTGGGGGTGTAGCTCCAAATTaatccctgctgctgctcctgcttttaagtcgcttcattcatgtccgactctgtgggaccccatagacggcagccctccaggctcccccatccctgggattctccaggcaagaacactggagtgggttgccatttccttctccaatgcgtggaagtgaaaagtgaaagtgaagtcgctcagtcatgcccgactcctagcgaccccatggactgcagcctaccaggctcctccatccatgggattttccaggcaagagtactggagtggggtgctgttgccttctccgaattaatCCCTAGAAAGTCCCAAATTTCCCAATGGCCTCAAACCTCCCTAAGTATCCCAAAGTTCTCCATCAAATATGCAATAGTCTGAATGTGTCTCCCCGAAACTCATATGCTGAAACTCTAATGTCTGCCTGATGTGATGGTATTAGAAGATGGGGACTTTGGGAGATCACTGGTTCATTAGTTCATGAGCCCTCATGACTGGGATTTTTGTTCTTATAAAAGAAATCCCACAGAACTCCCTAGCACCTTCCACCCCATGAGGAACCAGTGGGGAGGTGCTGGTTATGAACCAGAAACAAGGGCCCTCATATGACCATATGGGACCCAGATCTCAAACGTTCAGCTTccaaaactgttaaaaataaatgtttgttgttgatAAGTTACACACACTGTGGTATTTCTGTTGTAGCCGCCTGAACAGACAAAGATAAAAAGTTTCCTGATACTTTTCCTAATGATTGCTATGACTCTGCCATTAATACCCCAAATTACCCATTTCAGAAACAGTTTTCTGTGCCCAGTGCCCAAGAGGAGGGTGGTGTGCCCCTTACCTAGACTTTCTCTGCAGTGGGGAAGCTGGTGTTGGTCTGCAGCAACAGCcaccaggggagggggagggtagcTTTCTCTTTTAGACCATCAAATCCCACACCCTTTGTACCTTTCCCACACAGCTGCTCAGAAATGTGACACTCTCCCATCTATTTCTGGATATCTCCTCTAGGCTCAGGAATACTAGCCTCAGCCAAGAGTGCTCTGGGCCAGAGCTCTTGCCATGAAAAAGGGAATCCCTGAAGCCAGAGAGAAATCAAGGATTCAAGCTGGAACAAGTGCCTCCCCACTGGGTTTGGTCTTGCATTCAGTATCCCTGGCCTCAGGGAGTATCTCTTTATTGATTATTTCAGGTGAGCATGGAGAGATACCCAGAATAGAGAGTCTGGGTCCCAACTCCAGCTTTGACGGGCCGTGTGATCTTGGAGGACTACCTACTTCGCTCCAGACTGTTGTTAAATGACTAGATTTGACTCCATCTCTTGGGGTCTTTCTTGGGGTTCCAGGTCTCGGGATGAGAGAAGCAATTCCCCAAAGCCAGCGGATGGAGAAAGGACAAAATCCTGACACCAGCAGCTCTGGTCCCGTGTTCTGTGCCTGCAGGCCTAGCTGTCCAGACAGTATAGAACAGTTTCTGTTCCAGCAGCTGTCAGTGCTCAGGACCCTCTAGGGGGAGATGCATCGAGATATGTAGGTGAGTTGCTGTTTTTTCACAATAATGGAGAACAGCAGAGTGACTTCTGATTTCTAACCCTGGAGAGCTTAGGGCGTGCCAGTCTCATTGGAAGGGGACAAAGGAACTTGTCTTGATCTTCTGTGTTTGCCAGACAAGCAGTCTGGTTTTTTGGACTTCCTGTCTTCTTTCTCGTTTATGCTCTGTGGTTTGAGGGATCTcagctcctggaccagggattgaacctgggccactgcAGTGAATGTCTGAAATCCtaaccaccaggccaccagggaactctctgGGATGTACCTCttttcacctccctccccaccttctgCCAAGCCTGGACAtggtttgtctttatttttggtaGAGGAATCAGGATTCTAGGTGAAAGAAATTCTTTGTCTGGCAAACCCAAGAGGATAGGGGGATGAAGATGGGgctgaattaatgaatgagaCCAGGACAAGGCCCTGGGGTGAATGTAACCTTCTATGCCCATCTCAGACACAGCAGATAGCAGGAACATCTCTTAAATGCTGGTTTCTTGACCCACAAGTACTTGGCAACTTTGGGAGAAGAAACCTGCCACCTCCAGAGGCTCACATTGCCAGAAGCTGCTGACTGATTCCTCACTGGCCCTTTCTTCCATTACCTCCCAGGGGGCATCCAAAACTCAGAGCCAGAGTATTTATAGGCACGCCCAGTGAGGTGAGGGGAAAGGCTAGTATTTATAAACATGAGGTCACCtgagctcagtcagtaaagaatctgcctgcaatgtcggagacctgggttcgattcctgggttggggagatcccctggagaaggaaatgggaacccactccagtattcttgcctggagaattccatggacagaggaccctggctgaCTACAGTTCCCGGGGCTGcaacagttggacacgatttagcgctatcttcctttctttttcacccGAGTCTGAGATGTCAGAGGACAGAGGGGCTGCGGAGATGCATGACTGGCCCTGAGGATGTGAGAGAGCTCTGTATTGGGGTAAGGCTTACTGAAGGAGGCTTTACTGAAGGGTCCCGTtgtggtaactcagctggtagagaatccatctgcaatgcaggagatatcaGTTCgcttcctgggtaggaaagatcccctggagaaaggataggctaccgactccagtattcttgggtttccctggtggctcagacagtaaagtaacCGCtctcaatgcagaagacctggttttgacccctgggttggaaaaatcccctggaggagggcatggcaacccactccagtattcttgcctggagaatccccatggacagaggagcctggcaggctacagtccaagggttggaaagggtcggacacgactgagagactaagcatagcacagcactgAAGAGAAGGGGTTTAAAGAGAATGGAGGGGAATGGGGGCTGCTCAGCTGCTGGAGTACACATCACCCAACAGTTGGCCATATGCAAATAGTGTGCACATCAGCGAGTGCACAAGTGGTGACCTTCTCAGCGGGTGGAACCCTCTTGGTCCCCTAGGTCTACTGGTGTGGTGAGGGCCCGCCCAGGGAAGAGACCACATCTCACAGTTACCCTCCTTTAGCCCTGGTTTTGCTAGGAGACAAAGAAAGTCCTGGAGAAAGACAAGGCAGTCCTTGGGAAGGGGAGTTACAGCACTCAGCCCCGATCCCCTGGTGTCATTGTGGGGAAGGAAGGTGTCCTACCACCATTGCCCTGGCTATAGTTAGCCACAGACTTTGTTGATCCATCGGACTCTGGGGACAGGGGACAGCACAGTGCCTGCACAGACTCAGTTCCTACAGCCCGGAAACTTCAGTGCTCCTTGCTGCTCTCGGcctgttaccaagtccaagcttgctctgctcgaGGCCCAACAGGTCGACAAATCCAAGAACAAAGTGATGAGGAAAGGAATACAACTTTGTTTGGAAAACTGGTGGACCAAAAAGATTTTAGATTAGAGTCTCAAACTAAGTATCTTATTGAAGTCTgtatgccaggttcttttatagagcaGAGGTAGTAAGCGAAGAATCAAGTAAAAAGATAGAATAGAGACAGAGAGGCAGTGAGGAAGtaaagtaagttcagttcagtcgctcaggggtgtccaactctttgcgaccccatgaaccgcagcacgccaggcctccctgtccatcaccagctcctggagttcacccaagcccatgtccatcgagttggtgatgccatccaatcatctcatcctctgtcatccccttctcctcctgccctcaatctttcccagcatcatggtcttttcaaatgagtcagctcttcccatcaggtggccaaagtattgcagttttagcttcaacatcagtccttctaatgaacacccagactgatctcctttaggatggactggttggatcgccttgcactccaagggactctgaagagtcttctccaacaccacagttcaaaagcatcaattcttcggggctcagctttcttcacagtccagccctcacatccacacatgactactggagaaaccatagccttgactagacggacctttgttggcaaaagtctctgctttttaatatgctatctaggttggtcataactttccttccaaggagcaagcgtcttttaatttcatggctgcagtaaccatctgcagtgattttgaagcccaaaaacataaagccaGCCAATGTTCccatttttccccctctttgccatgaagtgatgggactggatgccatgatcttagttttctgaatgttgagctttaacccaactttttcactctcctctttcactttcatcaagaggctttttagttcctctccactttctgccttaagggtggtgtcatctgcatatctgaggttattgatatttctcccagcaatcttgattccagcttgtgcttcctccagcccagtgtttttcctgatgtactctgcatataagttaaataagcagagtgacaatatacagccttgacgtactcctcctatttggaaccagtctgttgttccatgtcccattctaactgttgctttctgacctgcatacaggtttctcaagaggcaggtcaggtgatctggtattaaAATGGCTGTTAATCTTGCAAAACATGAGAATGCCCAGCCTGTGGAAGGgatgtgttaatctcttctttttttgaagcCATTCACTGGTGGGAGGGTCAGTTTATCTTTCGGGGAGCTGAACAGAGGTACTTTAATAGTCAGACAGAGAGGCAGTGTTCTCTGAGGCAGAACCTTATGTATGATTACAATAACTAAAGCAAtggaaagcaagtcaaagaaacagttccatcgtggagtcagaattggctcttCCTTCTAACAGGTCATCTCTAGGTGTGTCCTCGACCCCTGATCCCTCCCTACTCCAAGTGGAGCCAAATTACCCATCCACTTTATCATTACTGGACAGATGGCTCCAAGCACCCCAGATATCTCCAAGAAATCAAGAGGCGGGGAGCAGAAACGGGTTGTGCTGGGGAAGAGGTGGGGGATACTATAATTCAAGCTGCACCCACACACTTAGCCCCGCCTTAGCCCTGCCTATGCCCTGTCTGGCCAAGTCCTGGACAAGGAAGCCCTCATAACAGAGAAGAAAGGCTCCAAGTCTCTGTTCCCTTTTCAGCAAAGCTGAGACACCACCATCTCTGGTCCCACCCTCAGCTGGATCTCACTCTCCAAGAATCCCCCAAGAACAATGCTGGCAGCTCTGTTGATCGTCCTTGGCCGCCTCAgcctctacatcctcaccagtgTCGGCCTTTACTTCCCCGGTCAGGTAACAGGGGAGAAACATCTGTTGCACAAAGGAAACAGCTGGGGTGGACCCAGGGCCTGACTTCTCAAAGCTCCCTCCCAGGGATGCTTCTCTAGGATGCCATCCTCTGAACCCTCTTCCTCTCAGGATCACTGCAGGGAGCCCCAAGTTCCCACTCCATCTCCCagaaccccacctccacccacagCTCCTCCTGTGACCCTCCTGCCTTCATACCCTCCTCCCTCGGGACAGCCTCCAACTTCCTCCTCTCACTTCCCATCTTCCACCCGGGGCCCAGCCTGCACACTCTCCTTAGGGTTACCTGTGTACGGccctcctgcagcccctcccagaccagggcttgacctcctccccactcccaccccagggtGGAGGATGCAGGCTTCTAGAGCAGGAGAGGACTGAGTCTCAGCACTGACAGGGCCCTGGTGTGGTGTCTACACGCCTgtgtgggagagggaaggagtctGAGGCTGGGCATGGGGTCAGGTCATTGGAGATTGAGTGCATATTTGTATGTCATCTGCACAGTGAGTCTCAGAGCCAGAAAGGTGCTTGGAGGTCATCCAGCCCCACGTCCCACCACGTGCAGGAACCTCTCTAATGATAGATGACTCCTCTTAGTTAGTACACAGTGAGGATCTATACGCAGTCCTGACAATAACCCTATGAGGTTGGAAGTATCCTTAGTGCATAGGGGGAGAACCTGAGCCCAGAAAAGTTGAGACTTGCCCAAGATCTCACAGGAAGCAGGTGGTGAATTCAGGATTCATCCCATATCTGTCTGACTCTAGTACCTGTCACTTAATTTTTTAAGCTCTTGCCAAAGTTCACACTCTAGATATTTGAGCATAGAAATGAGATTCTGTGTTTCTGAACTGATCTGCCCACAGGACCTCTGTCCAGTATCCTGAATTTACATGCTTTCCTCTGTtggtcctttcttcctttcttcatagGCCCAGGGTACCTCTCAGTACATGGACCTGGCTCCAGACACCTTTGACGATGCCTATGTGGGCTGCTCAGAGAAGATGGAGGCGGTGGCAGTCCGTCTGCTAAAGGAGGAGATGGCCCGCCATACCAGGCTGCGGGTTGCCTGGGAGAATGCTGGGAAGTACTGGGAGCAAAAAAGTTCAGAGCTCAGCTTGCCTCCGGGCTTCAAAAGAGAGCATGGAATTGCCATTGTGCTCTACGCAAACTCATCCAACACTTTGTACCGGGAGCTGAACGAGGCTGTGCGGACAGGCGGTCGCTCCAGGGAGTCCTACATGAAATACTTTCCCTTCAAGGCCTTGCATTTCTACCTGACTCGGGCCCTGCAGCTGCTGAGGGGCAGTGGGGGCTGCAGCAGGAAACCAGGGCTGGTGGTGTTCCGCGGTGTGAGCGCTGATCTTGAACCCAGGAGGCTGTGGGACCCTGTCCGCTTAGGCCAGTTTGCCTCCAGTTCCCTGGATGATGCCGTGGCCCATAAGTTTGATACTATCACCTTTTTTATTATGAGGACTTGCTTTGGGGCCCTGATCCAAGACTTTTCTGTCTTTCCTAAGGAGCATCAGGTGCTGATTCCCCCTCAAGAAATCTTTTTGGTCGTTCAATTCGATCAGAATAAAGACCAGAACAGGGTGACTCTCTCCAGCAGTGATCACATCTGCAGCCACTTTAACTGCGCCTATCTGGGTGGTGAGTCATGCACAAGGGAAGCAGGACTGCCAGAGGCCCCTGGTTGTTTCAGTCCCTAGGGCCTTCAAGGGACCCATGTGATTAATGAGGACATTGAGGGTCAGAGGGTAGCTGGAGTTATTTTTCTCTGTGACTCAGGTTCTGCCATCTCAGAGAAGGCACTATAGGTGTTTTCTGAATGTGTGAATATTCCCGGATGATTCTCTAAATATCCATGAAAGTTGCCTTCTGTTTTAAGTCTATCTAATAGACCAAAAGAACCTGGTTAAGGAGGGCCATAAGAACAGGCCTCAACTCTCAGGAGGCTCTGGGTGTAGTGGGGCTGACGGGCCACATGTGCACTATCCCCTGGGCGGCAGGACAGAGCCCCTGGGGCTGGGTTGGGAGCTGGGATGGATGGCACATGGGGATGATTCCctggaagaaggaggaggaagggatgtCAGAAGTGTATTTGGGAGAAGGAAAGCTAGATTGAGATGGGGAGGGGTCTGGCCATGGCCTGGAGGGAAGGGAAGTTTGGGGCGTGAGGGTCTGTCTACCTGGAGGCCTCATTTTGCTGTCTGTTGCAGAGACGAAGAGGCAGAGCTGTGTGCGTTTGCTAAGTAAGTCACCCATCTGCCCTTCCCTAGGCTGCTTTGACTCCCCCATGGCCCTGCTGACCAttcactgccttctcttctctctccagttGGAGGGCAGGGAGACTCACTCTCCAAGAGGgccttctctctgctctcctggAAGACCCTGCTCTTGGCCTCTTGGGGGTTCCAGCTCTTAGGAGCTGGGCTCTGAACATTCAGTGCCTGCTACTTAGGAGTCCTGGCAACATGTGACCTCCAGATGAAGAAGGGAGGCTTCAAAGAGCTTGGAGAAGCAAGAAGGTGGTTTCAGACCCAGACCTAGCAGCCATGTCTCCAGCCAGGACATTGGGGGATTTGAGCCCATGGTAGGGTGGAGGGAGCCCCACTCTGTGGTGGGGACCCCGGGAACAAGCAAGGGTAGTGCTGTGATGGCCACTCCattaaacagtgctgcagtgtgATGACATCAAATTTCATGACTGCTTTGTTTCGTGAGACGACCCTCTGCTCTACTCTGTTCTTATGGGACTCagggactgagggactaacatgaATGACTTCTTGATCACTTTTAGACATGGCCCAAGTGCAGACTCCTGTCACACACCATAACCTGCAACCCCAGATGCTTTAATAGACAGAGAGTTTCCTCAcaacagcctggaaggcaggAAGGGGGACAGATGGCTTCTTTAGCTGTTTGTCAAGTAAGGAATGCAGAGTCAAGGAAGTAGGCAGCTTGTGAAGGTCAGAGGGGTTGTGTTGAAACCAGGACCCCTGCCCCCCAGTTTCAGTTCCATCAAAAGTCTGAAGGAGCTCAAAGTAGGATCCTAAGCCCAAGATATCAGGTCCCCAGAGCAAGCCATTTCTCTGTGTCCTGCTCCCACCAGGATTCCTTTCGGCCTTGGCAATCTCAAAACATTATGAGGCAGAGATTCTCACACCCTCTGGAGACATCTgagctgcagagcagaggcttTATTGAGGCAAGGAAAGCAGCAGGGGCTCAAGGAAGTGGCCCCCGCCCTCGGCTATCTAGGCTGCTCTAGTCAGCAACAGAAGAAGGGACCCTCCCCCTGCATCAGGTCCCCTCCTGGGTTCCCCTGGGGCAGGTCCCCAGCCCCCTCTGATTCTTGCTCCCTGTGCCCTCCCTCCACCAGGGCCCGCTGCACCTCACTTTGCAGTCAAGACACCATCTTGCTCAACTCTGTTAGTCTGTTGCCCATGTCTGGAGGGTGGGAGTAGTGAGGGGGAGGTCTCTCCGAAGGTGAGTCTGCTCTGGTCCATTTCCACCTTCAACACAACCCCAGGGGAGGGTATGCCTGGGGATCCTGAGGCAGGAGAACTGGAGGAAGTGAGGGACTGTCACTGGGTTGTGGGCTCAGTGAGCAGGCTGTGTGAGGGTGGATGAATCAGCAGGGTGATGTGGTTCAGAGATACCAAGAAAGAATGTCTTATGGACCAGACAGGGGGTCATGAGTCATAGTGGTGGAAATTTCTAATGGATCCAGAAGGTCCTCCACTCTCCCTGCATGCCTGCTGCCAactgaaagttaagtcactcagttgtgtctaactttttctgaccccatggactgtagtctgccaggctcctccatccatgggattttccaggcaagaatactggagtgggttcccatttccttctccaggggatcttccccacccagggattgaacccaggtctcctgcagcgcaggcagactctttaccatctgagccaccagggacctggACCCTAAGATGATTCCAGTTAGGAACCCTCAGGTTGTGAGGGTAGAGGGGCTGGATAGGGGTGAGTCCAGAGGGTAGTGCTTCCCATGGAAGCTCCCTACACCCTGGTGGTGGGCATGCTGAGGGCCTGAAGTGGCTCCAAGAAGGTGCCCCTGGCTTGGGTCAGGATTGGAACACACAGTTTCCAATTTggtgctttcatttcattttatttccaagaAATGAGTGCTTATTGTGTATGAATGAATCACGGAGCCCAAGTCCCCCTTTGCTTCCTCTTCCTCCATGTCCCTCTTCTCACTTTTACCCCTGCCTGCTGCTCTCGTGCTAATGGTACCATTTAAGACCTTTTTGGATGCACTACCagtaatataatattaaatatagatGCACACAGTTTCTACATACagcctatttttgttttctttttatcttttttactttGTTAAAACATGCTTTATTAAttaattcatccattcatttggctacaccaggtcttagttgtggcaggcaggatctttctTTGGGggtgtttttttaattggctttttaaaaaaacattgtaatttatttctttttcattgaaaTTAATTGATTTGTAATAATCTGTAGGTTTGAGTGTTTTACTGTcactttttttgaaaagaaaggaaagatgcaTGTTCTACAAcattttcccaggaaaaaatGTACCATGGTCTTCCTTCCATGCCGTGCATGCAtatctattttgtttattataGGGGCAGCATGGAATTTCATAGTAGAGTTAATCCATAATTTACTTAACTCTTTCCTTATTGATGGACACAGGGTTTTCATCCTAATTTTTGATGTTACATATTTGATCCCAGTGAACATCCATGTGTATAAATCCTTTTCTACTTGTCTGCATAATTTTATAGGAAAGatataaaaagataatatttCAAGGAACTGAATACTgatcatacaattttttttagattttgtttatttatttttgactctgcTGGATCTTCTTCAcctctgtgtgggcttttctccagctgctgAGAGAAGGGGCCAGTCTGTTCCAGTGCTCGGGCTTCCCAcggcagcggcttctcttgttgcagggcaccaGCTCTAGGGTGCGCAGCTGCAGTGCTTGCAGTTCCTGAGTCTACAGCACATGCTCAAcatttgtggcacacagacttagctgctccatggcatgtgggatcttcctggaccagggatcaaacccgtgtctcctgatttagcaggcagattcttttccactgagccaccaggaaagccctgaataGTGTTCCTTTTGGTAGCCACTGCCAAGTTGCCATCCTCAAGGTCCCTCTTCaccttcccaccaacaatgcacaaaAGTGCCTGTTTCTCCATGTCTTTGCCAGCACTTGCATTATTAATCTCTTTTACCTTCCATTTCATTGGTGGGCACAAATACTACCTAGTTTTTTTATTTAAAGCTCTGCTCATTAACAGGATCAATCATAACTTTATTAttagttttggctgcaccacgcagATTGTGGGATCTTAGGCCCCTGAactggatcaaacccaggtccttggCCATGAAAGGCCAGAGTCCTAACCCCTCTACTGCCACTCATGCCATAACTTTAATTGTAATATTATAAAGTTTTAACTTAATTTTCAGATAGGTAATATGTTTACATTGTTCAAAATTTATAATCCACAAGGCAAGCAGTGAAATGCCCTTCTCTCACTGATTCTTCAACCCCACTTCCCAGAGGTAGCAGTGTTCCAATTTCCTGTCATCCTAGTAGAGATTTTCTAAGCACACACCAGAAGATTCTTaggtatttctgtttttcttcttttatacaaACCATAATACAATTAGTGgttttttatctttgaaaatctGATGAAAGCTGAAACTTCTCCTCCAAAAATGGATCTATGTGCCTTCACATCAATTTTACACAAATTTCAGGGTGGTTGTGCACCTGGCCCCAGTCTCACTGAGTTTAAGCATCCATGCTCCCTCATCTCCTctggctcttcagttcagttcagttcagttcagttgctcagttgtgtctgactctttgcgaccccatggactgcagcacaccaggcttccctgcccatcaccaactcctggagctcactcaaactca
Coding sequences:
- the LOC138092206 gene encoding ecto-ADP-ribosyltransferase 5-like — encoded protein: MLAALLIVLGRLSLYILTSVGLYFPGQAQGTSQYMDLAPDTFDDAYVGCSEKMEAVAVRLLKEEMARHTRLRVAWENAGKYWEQKSSELSLPPGFKREHGIAIVLYANSSNTLYRELNEAVRTGGRSRESYMKYFPFKALHFYLTRALQLLRGSGGCSRKPGLVVFRGVSADLEPRRLWDPVRLGQFASSSLDDAVAHKFETKRQSCVRLLIGGQGDSLSKRAFSLLSWKTLLLASWGFQLLGAGL